In Dromiciops gliroides isolate mDroGli1 chromosome 4, mDroGli1.pri, whole genome shotgun sequence, one DNA window encodes the following:
- the LOC122753783 gene encoding olfactory receptor 1361-like, translating into MENGNYTTVSEFILLGLSSQPEKQELIFVLFLVMYLIGAAGNLLIILAIILDSHLHTPMYFFLSNLSLVDFCFTSATVPKMLLNIHTQTQSISRKGCLTQIYFCILLANMDNFLLTAMAYDRYVAICYPLQYTTMMSLQLCCLMLAGSWLIANFHSLLHTLLMARLDFCAKNVMPYFFCDLVPLLQLSCSDTHLNQLMILLVGGLIVLIPFLCILISYTHIVLAVLKVPSARGKQKAFSTCGSHLTVVILFYGTIAGVYLNPSSSHSAEKNSVASVMYMVVTPMLNPFIYCLRNNEMKRALRKVLSQMNLMCNW; encoded by the coding sequence ATGGAGAATGGAAACTATACCACTGTCTCTGAATTCATCCTATTGGGCCTCTCTAGCCAGCCAGAGAAGCAAGAACTTATCTTTGTGTTGTTCCTGGTCATGTACCTGATTGGAGCAGCAGGGAATCTACTCATTATCCTGGCCATCATCTTAGACTCCCACCTCCACACCcccatgtacttcttcctcaGTAACCTGTCCCTAGTAGATTTCTGTTTTACCTCTGCCACAGTCCCCAAGATGCTGCTAAACATCCATACACAGACTCAGTCTATTTCCCGTAAGGGCTGCCTCACCCAAATCTATTTCTGCATCTTGCTGGCAAATATGGATAATTTTCTCTTGACTGCAATGGCATATGACCGTTATGTGGCTATCTGCTACCCCCTCCAGTATACCACTATGATGAGCTTACAGCTCTGTTGTCTGATGTTGGCTGGCTCCTGGCTCATTGCTAACTTTCACTCCCTGCTTCACACTCTCCTTATGGCACGTTTAGATTTTTGTGCCAAGAATGTCATGCCTTACTTCTTCTGTGATCTTGTTCCTCTTCTTCAGCTCTCTTGCTCTGACACACACCTCAACCAACTCATGATCTTGCTGGTGGGTGGGCTAATTGTTCTCATTCCTTTCCTTTGCATTCTTATCTCATATACTCACATTGTGTTGGCTGTGCTTAAGGTCCCATCTGCCCGGGGAAAACAGAAGGCCTTCTCCACTTGTGGCTCCCACCTCACTGTGGTTATTCTGTTCTATGGAACCATAGCTGGGGTCTACTTGAATCCATCGTCATCTCACTCTGCTGAAAAGAACTCAGTGGCATCAGTAATGTATATGGTAGTTACTCCTATGCTAAACCCCTTCATCTACTGCCTGAGGAACAATGAGATGAAGAGGGCCCTGAGGAAAGTGT